From a region of the Nonlabens dokdonensis DSW-6 genome:
- a CDS encoding outer membrane protein, whose amino-acid sequence MGTKRDIGSSIKEGLNSFEASPDDVVWSKLEESLNKKKKRRTPIWLWFLGLSILLIGGVIGASFSLVFDTPQVNEIVVDENGETHEDLNSNEIKTDESFHPVEFESIERPFMISLIEDDSITNDFNDKNIALKKDSTESSRDAYVVLEYRANDKFESIKGSNNESVVKKVNTESMTYTSQNISQIDKDKQLADREKSNEKKFNSTASTPAKATDASVVTVKSEKEVMSHNISQIELDKQLAFQDNNDQKMTNAAVPDLGQETDVVYDQKLDSKLSRRDSLLNVREERLEERKKRRLAYQAKISNRNKRSDSSLIEEKQVEWSASISGLAVTLQNLGDNSAIGPDLNENDYDQDYSIGFGAAVHSKVSKNLQLSVGINYYKFNRTTKNISSTNVFLPINDPLNINLEYVNFNGNINQLIDNDGQSFDIEQELEYVSIPFTARYLIVDGMVSPYFTGGFSYVHLMDNSFVYIGNDGNTIRPLGDSNIINDFNVTFNFGAGLKFKLVDNIQFVTEGIFNYQFFQYKDRDVRRSVLQFSAGLEYKF is encoded by the coding sequence ATGGGAACTAAAAGGGATATAGGATCATCAATAAAAGAAGGGCTCAATTCATTTGAAGCATCGCCAGATGATGTAGTTTGGTCCAAGCTAGAAGAAAGTCTTAATAAGAAAAAGAAAAGACGAACACCTATTTGGTTATGGTTTTTAGGTTTAAGTATCTTATTAATCGGTGGAGTTATAGGAGCTTCTTTTAGTTTGGTTTTTGATACACCACAAGTTAATGAAATAGTTGTAGATGAAAATGGTGAAACTCATGAAGATTTAAATTCTAACGAAATAAAAACTGATGAATCCTTTCATCCGGTTGAATTTGAATCTATAGAAAGGCCTTTTATGATATCATTAATCGAAGATGACTCCATAACAAATGATTTTAACGATAAGAACATTGCTTTGAAAAAAGATAGTACTGAAAGCTCTAGAGATGCATATGTGGTATTAGAATATAGGGCAAATGATAAATTTGAATCTATTAAAGGGTCTAATAATGAATCTGTTGTGAAAAAAGTCAACACAGAAAGTATGACATATACATCGCAAAATATTTCACAAATCGATAAAGACAAACAGTTAGCAGATCGAGAAAAAAGTAATGAAAAAAAGTTCAATTCCACAGCTTCTACTCCTGCAAAAGCAACAGATGCTTCTGTTGTAACAGTTAAAAGTGAAAAGGAAGTAATGTCACATAATATATCTCAAATAGAGTTAGACAAACAGTTAGCATTTCAAGATAATAATGATCAAAAAATGACCAATGCCGCAGTTCCTGATCTTGGACAAGAAACGGACGTTGTTTACGACCAAAAGTTAGATAGCAAACTCAGTCGTAGAGATAGTTTATTAAACGTTCGAGAAGAACGATTAGAAGAAAGAAAGAAAAGACGTTTGGCTTATCAGGCAAAAATTTCAAATAGAAATAAAAGAAGTGATAGTTCTCTAATTGAAGAAAAGCAGGTGGAATGGAGCGCCAGTATATCTGGGCTTGCAGTGACTTTACAAAATTTAGGTGATAATAGCGCAATAGGACCTGATCTTAATGAAAATGATTATGATCAAGATTACTCTATAGGATTTGGTGCTGCGGTGCATTCTAAGGTTTCTAAAAATTTACAGTTAAGTGTTGGTATAAACTATTATAAATTTAATCGTACAACCAAAAATATCTCTAGTACTAACGTGTTTTTACCTATCAATGATCCATTAAATATTAATTTAGAATATGTCAATTTTAATGGTAATATCAATCAATTAATAGATAATGACGGTCAATCATTTGATATCGAGCAAGAGTTAGAATACGTTTCTATACCGTTTACAGCTAGATACTTGATAGTAGACGGAATGGTTAGTCCGTATTTTACAGGCGGATTTAGTTATGTACACCTCATGGATAATAGCTTTGTTTATATCGGGAATGACGGCAATACCATCAGACCGTTAGGTGACTCAAATATTATCAATGATTTTAACGTAACATTCAATTTTGGAGCAGGACTTAAATTCAAATTAGTGGATAACATTCAATTTGTGACTGAAGGAATCTTTAATTATCAGTTTTTTCAGTACAAAGATAGAGATGTTCGTCGTTCCGTCTTACAGTTCTCAGCTGGGTTAGAATACAAATTCTAA
- a CDS encoding OsmC family protein yields MKFSRKANAQWKGTGKEGKGNISTQSSVLDKTPYAFGTRFEEEKGTNPEELIGAAHAGCYTMQLSFLLNEEGFTATHLSTDAKVTFDDGEITHVDLTLSADVPEISTDKLSEIAHKAKEVCPVSKLLKAKISLEIK; encoded by the coding sequence ATGAAATTTTCAAGAAAAGCAAATGCACAATGGAAAGGAACTGGTAAAGAAGGAAAAGGGAATATCTCCACTCAAAGTAGTGTTTTAGATAAAACTCCATATGCCTTTGGGACTCGATTTGAAGAAGAGAAAGGCACCAACCCAGAAGAATTAATAGGAGCAGCTCATGCAGGTTGTTATACCATGCAGTTGAGTTTTTTGCTTAATGAAGAAGGATTCACGGCAACACATCTTTCTACAGATGCAAAAGTGACTTTTGACGACGGAGAAATCACTCATGTGGACTTAACACTGAGTGCTGATGTTCCAGAAATATCAACAGATAAGCTGTCTGAAATCGCTCATAAAGCAAAAGAAGTATGTCCAGTTTCTAAATTATTAAAAGCAAAGATCTCTTTAGAAATAAAGTAA
- a CDS encoding sodium:solute symporter — protein MEIVDWFILVSTLAFIVLYGVYKTRGRQTSEEYIKGGDARWWTVGLSVMATQASAITFLSTPGQAYTDGMEFVQFYFGLPIAVIIICVTFIPIYHRLKVYTAYEFLEKRFDLKTRSLASILFLIQRGLAAGITIYAPAIILSAVLDWELKYLNIIIGILVIIYTVSGGTKAVNVTQKQQMVVIMAGMVTAFVLIVTQLPDNVTFDNALTMAGSAEKMQILDFDFSLDDRYNVWSALFGATFLMLSYFGTDQSQVQRYLSGKSVKQMRIGLLFNGLLKVPMQFFILLVGVMVFVFYQFNSTPLNFNPAAEKAVKESAFAGEYSRLESSHEEILNEKQQVQKKYANALSTSASQDIINYELALIYLRAQEEENRETARTLIEKADQSIETNDKDFVFIHFILNHLPKGLIGLLLAVILSAAMSSTASELNALSSTTSVDIYKRFSSTVDKDDDHYVNMSKWFTLMWGIIAIFFASFVSLFDNLIQLVNFIGSIFYGTILGIFLVAFYFKKVNGKAVFIAACISQIIVATCAILHEFVPGIEILPFLWLNPLGAFLTIGIAVLISSTDKGVKTTFQFQDS, from the coding sequence ATGGAAATAGTTGATTGGTTCATACTAGTAAGTACACTGGCTTTTATTGTACTCTATGGTGTTTATAAAACACGTGGAAGACAGACGAGTGAAGAATACATCAAAGGTGGTGATGCGCGATGGTGGACTGTAGGTCTTTCTGTAATGGCAACCCAAGCAAGTGCTATTACATTCTTAAGTACGCCAGGTCAAGCATATACTGATGGGATGGAGTTTGTCCAGTTTTACTTTGGACTTCCTATTGCGGTAATCATTATTTGTGTCACATTCATCCCGATTTATCATAGACTTAAGGTTTATACGGCTTATGAATTTCTAGAAAAGAGATTTGACTTAAAAACAAGATCTCTTGCCTCTATTCTATTCTTAATTCAGCGAGGTCTGGCAGCAGGAATAACGATATATGCGCCAGCAATTATTTTAAGTGCCGTTCTTGATTGGGAATTAAAATATTTGAATATTATCATAGGTATACTGGTAATAATTTATACCGTTTCTGGAGGAACTAAAGCTGTAAACGTGACTCAAAAACAGCAAATGGTAGTCATCATGGCTGGTATGGTTACAGCTTTTGTGCTTATCGTGACGCAATTACCAGATAATGTAACTTTTGATAATGCATTAACGATGGCCGGTAGTGCTGAAAAAATGCAAATACTAGATTTTGACTTTTCATTAGACGATCGGTATAATGTATGGAGTGCGCTCTTCGGAGCTACCTTCTTGATGCTAAGTTATTTTGGGACAGATCAATCTCAGGTGCAACGTTACCTTTCTGGTAAATCAGTAAAACAAATGCGTATAGGCTTGTTGTTTAATGGTTTACTTAAGGTGCCGATGCAATTTTTTATACTGCTGGTAGGTGTCATGGTATTTGTTTTTTATCAGTTTAATTCTACGCCTCTTAACTTCAATCCAGCAGCCGAGAAAGCAGTGAAAGAAAGTGCATTTGCAGGCGAGTACAGTAGATTAGAATCCAGTCATGAGGAGATATTAAATGAAAAACAGCAAGTTCAAAAAAAATATGCTAATGCATTGAGCACCTCTGCAAGTCAGGATATTATTAATTATGAGCTTGCCTTAATTTATTTGAGAGCTCAAGAAGAAGAAAATAGAGAAACTGCTCGCACACTTATAGAAAAAGCAGATCAAAGCATTGAAACTAATGACAAGGATTTTGTGTTTATCCATTTCATTCTTAATCATTTACCAAAAGGATTAATTGGATTATTACTAGCCGTAATATTAAGTGCAGCGATGAGTTCTACAGCTTCTGAGCTGAATGCATTGAGCTCTACAACTTCGGTAGATATTTATAAAAGATTTAGTTCTACAGTAGATAAAGATGATGATCATTATGTAAATATGAGTAAATGGTTCACGCTCATGTGGGGAATCATTGCTATATTTTTTGCAAGTTTTGTCTCCTTATTTGACAACTTGATTCAGCTAGTTAATTTTATAGGTTCTATTTTCTACGGTACGATTTTAGGTATTTTTCTAGTAGCTTTTTACTTTAAAAAAGTGAATGGCAAAGCAGTTTTTATTGCAGCATGTATTTCTCAAATTATTGTAGCCACATGTGCCATATTACACGAATTTGTTCCTGGAATTGAGATTTTACCTTTCTTATGGCTCAATCCATTAGGTGCGTTCTTGACAATAGGAATTGCGGTACTTATAAGTTCTACAGATAAAGGAGTTAAAACCACTTTTCAGTTTCAAGATAGTTAA
- a CDS encoding PIG-L family deacetylase, which produces MKNFIFTSTIVLLFLSTAVAQENRLAHKQPNTAEIFHKIEKLGFLGTALYVAAHPDDENTRLISWLANDRMARTAYLSLTRGDGGQNLIGPQLREQLGMIRTQELLEARNIDGGQQFFTRANDFGYSKHPDETLEIWDQQEVMEDMVQIIREFKPDVIINRFNHRTPGTTHGHHTTSAMLSMKVYEFAADETIYANQLKDLDTWQAQRIFFNTSWWFYGSQEAFEKADKTNLLEINAGTYYPHKGLSNSEIAALSRSQHKSQGFGSSGSRGTQTEYLEYLKGSFPTDKSDLFSGINTTWTRVKGGSRIQTQLNSIIANYNFKKPTASIPALLKLRSQISNLKEEHWKNIKLAELDQILLDITGVYLEASVATNTATAGESLEVAIELTNRSDEEFRISLLSNQLVTIKEKSFSLNQNESKRISGTLQIPAIYEASTPYYLKEKGTLGMYSFKDRSLTGLPEKQSEFMVRALIELNGTELYREIPIIHKRTDPVRGEVNEPFHIVPEVSISIENPVYIFSNNEVKQVNVKLKAFKDIDSLIVYKRTGPYWEEPNYNIKPFSMKKGDTRTHVIEIRSSDVEREDIMNVKVQSGTKRFYDEVILIEFDHIPNQQLTKTATTKLVNPNLKNKANTVAYINGAGDDVAQAIEAIGSKVFKFEPSEVPSDLSKYDAVVIGIRAFNVAKEDMAALQPRLDSYVKNGGTLLMQYNTSRRMDSDVLGPLPITLSRKRVTDENATVKILEPQHPLMSTPNAITSADFEGWVQERGLYFPDDWDPAFTPILGMNDKGEEMTNGSLIVAPYGKGHIIYTGLSLFRELPAGVSGAYKLLANMISIGVEDELIEKNDGQRKL; this is translated from the coding sequence ATGAAGAATTTTATTTTTACCTCTACGATTGTATTATTATTCTTGTCAACCGCTGTTGCTCAAGAGAATAGACTAGCTCACAAACAACCCAACACTGCAGAGATTTTTCATAAAATTGAGAAATTAGGCTTCTTAGGAACTGCGTTATACGTTGCTGCACATCCAGACGATGAAAATACCAGACTTATCTCATGGCTTGCAAACGATAGAATGGCACGCACCGCATACCTTTCTCTTACACGCGGTGATGGTGGTCAAAACTTAATAGGTCCACAACTGCGAGAGCAATTAGGAATGATAAGAACACAAGAACTTCTAGAAGCGAGAAATATAGATGGTGGACAACAGTTTTTTACAAGAGCTAACGATTTTGGTTATTCAAAGCATCCTGATGAAACTTTAGAAATATGGGATCAGCAAGAGGTGATGGAAGATATGGTACAAATTATTAGAGAGTTCAAACCAGACGTTATTATCAATAGATTCAATCACCGCACACCTGGAACAACGCATGGACATCACACGACTAGCGCGATGTTGAGTATGAAAGTTTATGAGTTTGCTGCAGATGAAACCATTTATGCAAATCAATTAAAAGATCTAGATACATGGCAAGCGCAACGCATATTTTTTAACACGAGCTGGTGGTTTTATGGCAGTCAAGAAGCTTTTGAAAAGGCAGATAAAACAAATCTTCTAGAAATAAACGCAGGTACCTATTATCCACATAAAGGGTTGTCTAATAGTGAAATAGCAGCACTGAGTAGAAGCCAGCACAAATCTCAAGGCTTTGGTAGTAGCGGTTCTCGAGGTACTCAAACTGAATATTTAGAATACCTAAAGGGTTCTTTCCCTACCGATAAATCTGATTTATTTTCAGGTATTAATACCACATGGACACGTGTGAAAGGTGGCAGTCGCATACAAACTCAATTAAATTCTATTATAGCAAATTATAACTTCAAGAAACCAACAGCTAGTATTCCTGCCTTATTGAAGTTGAGATCACAAATCTCTAACCTTAAAGAAGAGCATTGGAAAAACATCAAGCTCGCAGAATTAGACCAAATTCTTCTTGATATAACTGGTGTTTATCTAGAAGCAAGTGTTGCTACTAATACCGCAACCGCCGGAGAATCTTTGGAAGTTGCTATTGAATTGACTAATCGATCTGATGAAGAGTTTAGAATTAGCTTACTCTCCAATCAATTGGTAACCATTAAAGAAAAGTCCTTTTCTTTAAATCAAAATGAAAGTAAAAGAATTTCTGGAACACTTCAAATTCCTGCCATCTATGAAGCCAGCACTCCCTATTACTTAAAAGAAAAAGGTACCTTGGGAATGTACAGTTTTAAAGATCGCAGTCTTACAGGTTTACCAGAGAAACAAAGCGAGTTTATGGTCAGAGCGCTCATTGAGCTCAATGGAACAGAGCTTTATCGAGAAATCCCTATCATTCATAAAAGAACCGATCCTGTGCGTGGAGAAGTTAATGAACCTTTTCACATTGTGCCCGAGGTTTCAATCTCAATAGAAAACCCTGTTTATATATTCTCTAATAATGAAGTTAAACAAGTTAATGTAAAACTAAAAGCTTTCAAGGATATTGACAGCCTAATAGTATACAAAAGAACTGGGCCTTACTGGGAAGAGCCTAATTATAATATCAAACCATTTTCTATGAAAAAGGGAGACACTAGAACTCATGTGATAGAAATTAGATCTAGTGATGTGGAGAGAGAAGATATTATGAATGTAAAAGTTCAGTCAGGAACAAAAAGATTTTATGACGAGGTTATACTTATAGAATTCGACCATATTCCTAATCAACAGTTAACTAAAACCGCAACAACAAAACTGGTCAATCCTAATTTAAAGAACAAAGCTAATACGGTTGCCTACATCAATGGTGCAGGAGATGATGTGGCACAAGCGATAGAAGCAATAGGCAGTAAAGTTTTTAAATTTGAGCCTAGTGAAGTTCCTTCAGATTTGTCTAAGTATGATGCTGTTGTAATAGGAATTAGAGCTTTTAATGTCGCTAAAGAAGATATGGCAGCGTTACAACCTAGATTAGATTCTTACGTCAAAAATGGTGGCACATTATTGATGCAATATAATACGAGCAGAAGAATGGATAGTGATGTTTTAGGGCCTTTACCTATTACGCTTTCGCGAAAGCGAGTAACTGACGAAAATGCTACCGTAAAAATATTAGAACCTCAGCATCCACTCATGTCTACACCTAATGCGATTACCTCAGCAGATTTTGAAGGTTGGGTGCAAGAGCGAGGACTTTACTTTCCTGATGATTGGGATCCTGCTTTTACTCCTATTTTAGGGATGAATGACAAAGGTGAAGAAATGACCAACGGTAGTTTGATCGTAGCTCCTTATGGAAAAGGACATATAATTTATACTGGATTAAGTCTCTTTAGAGAGCTACCTGCTGGAGTTTCTGGAGCGTACAAATTGTTGGCAAACATGATCAGTATAGGAGTAGAAGATGAATTAATTGAAAAGAATGATGGCCAAAGAAAACTCTAA
- a CDS encoding DUF1206 domain-containing protein produces MKNYRRYSRIGIATKGVVFGLMGIMALITAFQLQYALKGGDDVLEWISELTFGRVLLFAMSVGLAGYIFSRFYLTFNKQDYDGSTEKPFYRRAAYLINGLGYCLLLFTCLKLLFGMPNDSGDSGWKVILLQTIWGKIIVFIIASGLAVSAINEWWISFSSMMDKMMHKDNLTDLQYKYLMLLGRVGRFSRGIVFGVFSYIMYRSLYYGLKNLPKGADAAFQFMSVQYGAVIMGIVASGLTCYGLYLIISGKHRNIPIK; encoded by the coding sequence TTGAAAAATTACAGAAGATACAGTCGTATAGGCATCGCCACTAAAGGTGTTGTCTTTGGCCTCATGGGGATTATGGCACTCATAACTGCTTTCCAGTTACAATATGCTCTTAAGGGTGGAGATGATGTATTGGAATGGATATCTGAGTTGACCTTTGGCAGAGTGTTGCTATTTGCAATGAGTGTAGGACTAGCTGGTTATATTTTTTCTCGCTTTTACCTCACATTTAATAAGCAAGATTATGACGGTTCTACTGAAAAACCTTTTTATCGTAGGGCTGCCTATTTAATTAACGGTCTTGGTTATTGTTTACTTCTTTTCACTTGTTTGAAATTACTGTTTGGAATGCCTAATGATTCTGGAGATTCGGGCTGGAAAGTCATTTTACTACAAACAATATGGGGCAAAATTATTGTGTTTATTATCGCATCAGGTCTAGCCGTAAGTGCAATTAATGAATGGTGGATTTCTTTTTCTTCTATGATGGATAAGATGATGCACAAAGATAATCTAACTGATTTGCAATACAAATACTTGATGCTTCTAGGACGTGTAGGAAGATTTAGTCGCGGGATCGTTTTTGGAGTTTTCTCATACATTATGTACCGCTCACTTTATTATGGCCTTAAAAACTTACCCAAAGGAGCAGATGCTGCATTTCAATTTATGAGTGTACAATATGGGGCTGTTATTATGGGTATAGTAGCTTCTGGACTCACTTGTTACGGCCTCTACTTAATTATAAGCGGTAAGCACCGTAATATTCCTATTAAGTAA
- a CDS encoding serine hydrolase domain-containing protein, producing MMKYWYFSLTLFVVILSSCNSTDDNLFIPIEEAYFPSLNGNSWETSTPESLNWDTQKLTELNTFLETNETRAFIILVNGKIVVEEYWNNDLLGQPFDVNSNWYWASAGKSLTGTLIGIAQEDGFLDINDKTSDYLGAGWTSMPQAKEDLITIRNHLTFTTGIDYNVTNDNCYDPSCLNYLNDAGDEWYYHNGTYLITHDILEAATGVSNNDYTTSAIKDKIGMTGLWTNTAQSSNLFISTARSAARFGLLTLNRGNWNGTTVLGDSTYFNDMTNTSQNINESYGYLWWLNGKNSLRFPGSTATIPSSLTPSGPVDMISALGKNGQFIDVVPSLNMVVIRMGNEPSGSLVPVTLHDEMWAKIMDVTSN from the coding sequence ATGATGAAATATTGGTATTTTTCTTTGACTCTATTTGTAGTAATTCTTTCCTCTTGCAATAGTACTGATGATAATCTATTCATTCCTATTGAAGAGGCCTACTTTCCTTCATTAAATGGCAATAGCTGGGAAACCTCAACTCCAGAATCATTAAATTGGGACACTCAAAAACTTACTGAACTCAACACGTTTTTAGAAACTAATGAAACGAGAGCTTTTATAATTCTCGTTAATGGTAAAATCGTTGTTGAGGAATACTGGAATAATGATTTGCTTGGTCAACCATTTGATGTAAATAGCAATTGGTACTGGGCAAGTGCAGGAAAATCTTTAACAGGCACGTTAATAGGAATAGCACAAGAAGATGGATTTTTAGATATCAACGATAAAACATCGGACTACTTAGGTGCTGGATGGACTAGCATGCCACAAGCTAAAGAAGATTTAATCACGATACGAAATCACTTGACTTTTACAACTGGTATTGATTATAACGTAACAAATGACAATTGTTATGACCCATCTTGCCTAAACTATCTCAACGATGCAGGCGATGAATGGTACTACCATAATGGAACTTATCTGATTACTCATGATATTCTAGAAGCTGCTACTGGAGTATCAAATAATGATTATACCACAAGCGCGATAAAAGACAAAATAGGCATGACTGGATTATGGACAAATACTGCACAATCCAGTAATTTATTTATTAGTACTGCTAGAAGCGCTGCCCGTTTTGGTTTACTTACATTAAACAGAGGAAACTGGAATGGAACAACTGTATTAGGCGATAGTACCTATTTTAATGACATGACCAACACATCTCAAAATATTAATGAGTCCTATGGATACTTGTGGTGGTTAAACGGTAAAAATTCTTTAAGGTTTCCAGGCTCAACAGCAACGATTCCGTCATCCTTAACACCATCGGGACCAGTGGATATGATAAGTGCATTAGGTAAAAACGGCCAATTTATAGATGTGGTGCCTAGCTTAAATATGGTAGTAATCAGAATGGGTAACGAGCCTTCAGGAAGTCTAGTTCCTGTTACCTTACATGATGAAATGTGGGCAAAGATTATGGATGTTACAAGTAACTAA